A genomic segment from Actinomadura hallensis encodes:
- a CDS encoding TetR/AcrR family transcriptional regulator, producing MDTRPMRADARRNYERLIETARTAFAEHGTDASLDDIAKRAGVGSGTLYRHFPTRDALLHAVLRDRIDGLLAHADELLSEPAHDPEDEARCAEAALDRWLRTYLAGAATPRGTSTVIIQAMSPDWAGTGLGEAAAAIRDALGRLLERAQRAGSVRAEIDPGDLLRITNAIGVAAERAPDPGAYADRMLVLLFDGLRTR from the coding sequence ATGGACACCCGGCCGATGCGGGCCGACGCCCGCCGCAACTACGAGCGACTGATCGAGACGGCCCGCACCGCCTTCGCGGAGCACGGGACGGACGCCTCCCTCGACGACATCGCCAAGCGCGCCGGGGTCGGCTCAGGGACGCTGTACCGCCACTTCCCCACCCGCGACGCCCTGCTGCACGCCGTCCTGCGCGACCGGATCGACGGGCTCCTCGCCCACGCCGACGAACTGCTGTCCGAGCCCGCGCACGACCCGGAGGACGAGGCGCGGTGCGCCGAGGCGGCGCTGGACCGGTGGCTGCGCACCTACCTCGCCGGGGCGGCGACGCCCCGCGGGACCTCCACGGTCATCATCCAGGCCATGTCGCCGGACTGGGCGGGCACCGGGCTGGGCGAGGCCGCCGCGGCGATCCGCGACGCCCTCGGACGGCTGCTGGAGCGGGCGCAGCGGGCGGGATCCGTCCGCGCCGAGATCGACCCGGGCGACCTGCTGCGGATCACCAACGCGATCGGCGTCGCGGCCGAGCGCGCCCCCGACCCCGGCGCCTATGCCGACCGCATGCTCGTGCTGCTCTTCGACGGTCTGCGCACCAGGTGA
- a CDS encoding XRE family transcriptional regulator, with protein MNDLLRRALADARLTEADVANRLGVDPKTVRRWVAGRVPYPRNRRRIASLVGRDEADLWPQLAVANVRPEAAVIDVLATYPHRWAVPRHVWQQLFWGAREEIGILAYAGLFLAEDRGIMRALAERARNGVAVRILLGDPDGTCVAERGSDEGVGESMAAKIRNSLVHYRALRDVDGVDIRLHNTVLYNSIYRADDYLLINPHAYGIAASQAPVLHVRRQEDGDMASTYLESFERVWSGASPEI; from the coding sequence GTGAACGACTTGTTGCGACGTGCCCTTGCTGACGCGCGGCTGACTGAAGCCGACGTCGCGAACCGGTTGGGAGTCGATCCCAAGACCGTTCGCCGGTGGGTCGCCGGACGTGTGCCCTACCCACGCAACCGAAGGAGGATCGCGTCACTGGTCGGACGAGACGAGGCCGACTTATGGCCACAACTCGCCGTGGCGAACGTCCGACCTGAGGCCGCAGTGATCGATGTCTTAGCGACCTATCCGCACAGGTGGGCGGTGCCTCGTCACGTCTGGCAACAACTCTTCTGGGGTGCGCGGGAGGAGATCGGCATCCTGGCCTACGCGGGACTTTTCCTTGCCGAGGACAGGGGCATCATGCGTGCTCTTGCCGAGCGTGCGCGCAACGGCGTCGCGGTGCGGATTCTCCTCGGTGACCCTGACGGAACCTGCGTTGCTGAACGAGGGAGTGACGAGGGGGTCGGCGAATCTATGGCCGCAAAGATTCGTAATTCTCTCGTCCACTATCGGGCCCTACGGGACGTCGATGGCGTCGACATTCGCCTTCATAACACCGTTCTCTACAACTCCATCTATCGTGCTGATGACTATCTGCTGATCAATCCTCACGCCTACGGCATAGCCGCATCACAAGCTCCTGTGCTGCATGTGCGCAGGCAGGAGGATGGCGACATGGCGAGCACGTACCTTGAAAGTTTTGAGCGGGTGTGGTCCGGGGCCTCTCCGGAGATCTAG
- a CDS encoding amidase: MGLAGQAEALAKGAVSSRELVEESLESIRRQEDLGAFRVVRWDAAVQEAKAADKRLADGERLPLLGVPVAVKDDTDVAGETTPFAVPGDHRPAARDGEIARKLRAAGAVIVGKTTTCEVGLWPFSESPGFGVARNPWNPDYTPGGSSGGSAAAVAAGMVAGAVGSDGAGSIRIPAAWTGLVGIKPQRGRVSGHPLTDPFNGITVWGPIARSVGDAALLLDVLTGSHPEDVYQLDPPVTPFAEYAKREPGRLRVAVSFKTAFGVSGRLDPEIRAAVERLARRLTDLGHKVFPADPDYGLVGLGLIPRGTAGVADMLDAMPNPRPERRTEVEARIGRVVGRRLLPLAKRMDPHLRRKVGRIFQVADVVLTPTTAQPPMRVGAYDGLGYQKTQSGVAAACPYAWTWNVLGWPGVNVPAGFTKAGLPIGAQLLGHDSDEGTLISLAAQLEAVEGWVGRRP, from the coding sequence GTGGGGCTGGCCGGGCAGGCGGAGGCGCTGGCTAAGGGAGCGGTGTCCTCCAGGGAACTCGTCGAGGAGAGTCTGGAGAGCATCCGCCGGCAGGAGGACCTCGGGGCGTTCCGGGTCGTGCGCTGGGACGCGGCGGTGCAGGAGGCGAAGGCGGCCGACAAGCGGCTCGCGGACGGGGAGCGGCTGCCGCTGCTCGGCGTCCCCGTCGCCGTCAAGGACGACACGGACGTGGCGGGGGAGACGACGCCGTTCGCCGTGCCGGGGGACCACCGTCCCGCGGCCCGGGACGGGGAGATCGCCCGCAAGCTGAGGGCGGCCGGGGCCGTGATCGTCGGCAAGACCACGACGTGCGAGGTCGGGTTGTGGCCGTTCAGCGAGTCGCCGGGGTTCGGGGTCGCGCGGAATCCGTGGAATCCCGACTACACGCCCGGCGGATCGTCGGGCGGTTCGGCGGCGGCCGTGGCGGCGGGGATGGTCGCCGGGGCCGTGGGGTCCGACGGGGCGGGCTCGATCCGCATCCCGGCGGCGTGGACGGGACTGGTCGGGATCAAGCCCCAGCGCGGGCGCGTCTCCGGCCATCCGCTCACCGACCCGTTCAACGGGATCACCGTGTGGGGGCCGATCGCCAGGAGCGTGGGCGACGCGGCTCTGCTGCTCGACGTGCTCACCGGTAGCCACCCTGAGGACGTGTACCAGCTCGACCCGCCGGTGACGCCTTTCGCCGAGTACGCGAAGAGGGAGCCGGGGCGGTTGCGCGTCGCCGTCTCGTTCAAGACGGCCTTCGGCGTGAGCGGCAGGCTCGACCCGGAGATCCGCGCGGCCGTCGAGCGGCTCGCCAGGCGGCTCACCGATCTGGGACACAAGGTCTTCCCCGCCGACCCCGACTACGGGCTGGTGGGGCTCGGGCTCATCCCGCGGGGCACGGCGGGGGTGGCCGACATGCTCGACGCCATGCCGAATCCGCGTCCGGAGCGGCGGACGGAGGTGGAGGCGCGCATCGGGCGGGTGGTCGGGAGACGGCTGCTGCCGCTGGCCAAGAGGATGGACCCCCACCTGCGCAGGAAGGTCGGGCGCATCTTCCAGGTCGCCGACGTGGTCCTGACCCCGACCACGGCGCAGCCGCCCATGAGGGTCGGCGCCTATGACGGGCTCGGCTACCAGAAGACGCAGTCGGGGGTGGCCGCGGCATGCCCCTACGCCTGGACGTGGAATGTGCTCGGGTGGCCCGGTGTGAACGTGCCCGCCGGGTTCACGAAGGCGGGGCTGCCCATCGGGGCGCAGCTGCTCGGGCACGACTCCGACGAGGGCACGCTGATCTCGCTCGCGGCCCAGCTGGAGGCCGTCGAGGGGTGGGTCGGAAGGCGTCCGTAA
- a CDS encoding FtsK/SpoIIIE domain-containing protein, with product MVIIDRDDKFPDVAAVLVARALWRYRSELAPVYLVAVLAISGAVLHVVHPEWWPWLLGAATVAAWALAIFGERVGLVRRIERLYAAAVTMSGGAWLTAATALGVTFQPLPQILVCGGSVLAVPWWAHRRRRAKVRVDRQIAAWPEIAQAVGLPGSRAQSAVADVWGWRARFALARGQTIQDVMAKIPAIESALGTFRGAVRVSPTRDEKANRFELRVLDTDPHADAIPWPGPSVSSITEPIDLGPFEDATSARVLLLRRHGLIGGVAGSGKSGGINVLMGNLSACRDVVIWAIDLKRGMELQPWASCIDRLATTPEQAQAMLRDAVTVLEARAEWLTANGRRIWDPTPELPALIIVVDEYAELADDAPDAAGDTDSIARRGRAVAVTLVAATQRPTQKAMGKGAVRSQMDVRVSFRVRERKDVDLILGQGMLNAGWHAHTLNAPGKFLLSAPEHDTPRRGRAYLLTDATVAETAERHASIRPALDEVSRRALDEARQTAPSVPVTPSRDDRAETALTEALQGAPDEGLPVAHLMMLTQMSRPTLYRRLAELVKAGHAVQVGRGRYKAADHAR from the coding sequence GTGGTCATCATCGACCGTGACGACAAGTTTCCGGACGTGGCCGCTGTGCTCGTCGCGCGGGCCCTGTGGCGGTACCGCTCCGAACTGGCACCGGTCTATCTGGTGGCCGTCCTCGCCATCTCTGGGGCCGTTCTGCACGTCGTGCACCCGGAATGGTGGCCGTGGCTGCTGGGGGCCGCGACGGTGGCCGCCTGGGCATTGGCCATATTCGGGGAACGGGTCGGCCTCGTCCGGCGAATCGAACGGCTCTATGCCGCCGCCGTCACCATGAGCGGCGGTGCATGGCTGACTGCCGCTACCGCGCTGGGCGTGACGTTCCAGCCGCTCCCCCAAATCCTCGTATGCGGCGGTTCCGTGCTCGCCGTGCCGTGGTGGGCGCACCGGAGAAGGCGCGCCAAGGTGCGCGTCGATCGGCAGATAGCCGCGTGGCCGGAAATCGCCCAAGCGGTCGGGCTTCCCGGATCACGCGCGCAATCCGCGGTGGCCGACGTATGGGGATGGCGCGCACGCTTCGCTCTCGCACGCGGCCAGACCATCCAGGACGTCATGGCCAAGATCCCCGCTATCGAGTCGGCTCTCGGGACGTTCCGGGGCGCTGTGCGGGTCTCTCCGACGCGCGACGAGAAAGCCAACCGGTTCGAACTCCGGGTACTCGACACCGACCCGCACGCCGACGCCATCCCATGGCCTGGACCGTCCGTATCGTCCATTACCGAGCCGATCGACCTGGGCCCCTTCGAGGACGCCACGAGCGCGCGTGTTCTGCTGCTGCGCCGTCACGGCCTCATCGGAGGCGTGGCCGGTTCGGGGAAGAGCGGCGGCATCAACGTCCTGATGGGCAACCTCAGCGCATGCCGCGACGTGGTCATCTGGGCCATCGACCTTAAGCGCGGGATGGAGTTGCAGCCCTGGGCGTCCTGCATTGACCGCCTCGCCACCACACCGGAGCAAGCCCAAGCCATGCTGCGCGACGCCGTCACCGTCCTGGAGGCGCGCGCCGAATGGCTCACAGCCAACGGACGGCGCATATGGGATCCGACCCCAGAACTCCCCGCGCTCATCATCGTCGTAGACGAGTACGCCGAACTCGCCGACGACGCACCCGACGCCGCCGGCGACACGGACTCGATCGCACGACGAGGACGCGCAGTCGCCGTCACCCTCGTAGCGGCCACTCAGCGCCCCACGCAAAAGGCCATGGGCAAGGGTGCCGTCCGGTCTCAGATGGACGTCCGGGTGAGCTTCCGCGTCCGGGAGCGCAAGGACGTCGATCTCATCCTTGGGCAAGGGATGCTCAACGCCGGGTGGCATGCCCACACCCTCAACGCACCCGGCAAGTTCCTGCTCTCCGCCCCCGAACACGACACGCCCAGGCGCGGCCGCGCCTACCTCCTCACCGATGCCACCGTGGCGGAGACGGCGGAGCGTCACGCGTCCATCCGTCCCGCGCTGGACGAGGTCTCCCGGCGTGCCCTGGACGAGGCGCGTCAGACCGCGCCGTCCGTCCCTGTGACGCCGTCCCGCGACGACCGCGCCGAGACGGCGCTGACTGAGGCTTTGCAGGGCGCTCCCGATGAAGGGCTCCCCGTCGCACACCTCATGATGCTCACCCAGATGAGTCGTCCAACCCTCTACCGGCGTCTCGCCGAGCTGGTGAAGGCCGGCCACGCCGTCCAAGTCGGGCGAGGCCGCTACAAGGCGGCCGATCACGCCCGGTAG
- a CDS encoding winged helix-turn-helix domain-containing protein, whose product MVRRTAWGTYTRITNALRQRITAGTYAPGTRLPSEAALCAEFSVARNTVRRALSVLQDEGLITVRPGLGRFIQDDATRPRTPSEQIAANLRHQIQTGRFQPGEALPSEARLSERYAVSRSTARAALIALEAAGLVTCVHGKGRYVRQDVPR is encoded by the coding sequence ATGGTCCGCCGCACGGCATGGGGCACGTATACGCGCATCACCAACGCACTTCGTCAGCGCATCACAGCCGGTACCTACGCCCCCGGCACCCGCCTGCCAAGTGAGGCCGCCCTCTGCGCTGAGTTCAGCGTGGCTCGCAACACCGTGCGGCGGGCCTTGTCAGTCTTGCAAGACGAGGGACTCATCACCGTCCGCCCCGGTCTAGGCCGTTTCATCCAGGACGACGCCACCCGCCCGCGCACGCCTTCCGAGCAAATCGCAGCGAACCTGCGCCACCAGATCCAGACCGGACGCTTTCAACCCGGCGAAGCCCTACCTAGCGAGGCCCGGCTCTCCGAACGATACGCCGTATCGCGCTCTACAGCCCGCGCAGCTCTCATCGCTCTCGAAGCCGCCGGCCTGGTCACCTGCGTCCACGGCAAAGGACGCTACGTCCGCCAAGACGTCCCCAGATGA
- a CDS encoding endonuclease V produces the protein MEVRELHGRPSSPAEAEAIQDRLRPMLELGVPGPVEPRTVAGLDVAYAGDGGGAGTRLAAAVVVLDGTSLEVVEESAAVGTAAFPYVPGLFAFRELPTLLDALRALKTVPDLLVCDGFGVAHPRRFGLACHLGVLTGLPTIGVGKTAFIGAYEEPGPRRGDASPLLDGGEVVGRVLRTRDGVKPVFVSVGHRTDLDTACRNVLDLTPEYRLPETTRRADRLSREALAG, from the coding sequence ATGGAGGTTCGGGAACTGCACGGCCGGCCGTCGTCCCCGGCGGAGGCGGAGGCGATCCAGGACCGGCTGCGGCCCATGCTCGAACTCGGCGTCCCCGGACCGGTGGAGCCGCGCACGGTCGCGGGCCTCGACGTGGCGTACGCGGGCGACGGGGGCGGCGCCGGGACGCGGCTCGCCGCCGCGGTCGTCGTCCTCGACGGGACGAGCCTGGAGGTCGTCGAGGAGTCGGCCGCCGTCGGCACGGCGGCGTTCCCGTACGTTCCCGGGCTGTTCGCGTTCCGGGAGCTGCCCACGCTGCTCGACGCGCTGCGCGCGCTGAAGACCGTCCCGGACCTGCTCGTCTGCGACGGGTTCGGGGTCGCGCATCCGCGCCGCTTCGGGCTCGCCTGCCACCTGGGCGTCCTGACCGGGCTGCCGACGATCGGCGTGGGCAAGACCGCGTTCATCGGCGCGTACGAGGAGCCCGGGCCGCGGCGCGGCGACGCCAGCCCCCTCCTGGACGGCGGCGAGGTCGTCGGCCGGGTGCTGCGGACGCGCGACGGCGTGAAACCGGTGTTCGTGTCCGTCGGGCACCGCACCGACCTCGATACGGCGTGCCGGAACGTCCTCGACCTCACACCCGAATACCGCCTTCCGGAGACCACGCGCAGGGCGGACCGTCTGTCGCGCGAGGCCCTCGCCGGGTAG
- a CDS encoding glucose 1-dehydrogenase gives MGQLDGKVALITGGARGMGKSHVRRFLAEGAKVVFGDVLEEEGRKLAADLGGDVRFVQMDVTQEDDWRNAVETATTTFGALNVLVNNAGIIRHKTIEDMSLDEFRRILDVNLVGQWLGVKAVTPAMREAGGGSIVNVSSTEGFIGAYGLAAYSASKFGVRGLTKAAARELGQYGIRVNSIHPGGVLTPLSLQDDVVAATADSADAFLKALPLGRMGKSKEVSGLVVYLASDDSSYCTGSEVLVDGGMLTGAGY, from the coding sequence ATGGGGCAGCTTGACGGCAAGGTGGCGCTGATCACCGGCGGTGCGCGCGGGATGGGCAAGTCCCATGTCCGCCGCTTCCTCGCCGAGGGCGCCAAGGTGGTCTTCGGCGACGTCCTGGAGGAAGAGGGCAGGAAACTGGCCGCCGACCTCGGCGGCGACGTGCGGTTCGTCCAGATGGACGTCACGCAGGAAGACGACTGGCGGAACGCGGTCGAAACGGCCACGACGACGTTCGGCGCGCTGAACGTCCTGGTCAACAACGCCGGCATCATCAGGCACAAGACGATCGAGGACATGTCCCTCGACGAGTTCCGCCGCATCCTGGACGTGAACCTGGTCGGCCAGTGGCTCGGCGTGAAGGCGGTGACCCCCGCCATGCGCGAGGCGGGCGGCGGCTCCATCGTCAACGTCTCGTCCACCGAGGGCTTCATCGGCGCCTACGGACTGGCCGCCTATAGCGCCAGCAAGTTCGGCGTCCGCGGCCTCACCAAGGCGGCCGCCAGGGAGCTCGGCCAGTACGGCATCCGCGTCAACTCGATCCACCCCGGCGGCGTCCTGACGCCCCTCTCCCTTCAGGACGACGTCGTCGCGGCGACCGCCGACAGCGCCGACGCCTTCCTGAAGGCCCTGCCCCTCGGCCGCATGGGCAAGTCCAAGGAAGTGTCCGGCCTCGTCGTCTACCTCGCCTCCGACGACTCGTCCTACTGCACGGGCAGCGAGGTCCTCGTCGACGGCGGGATGCTCACCGGCGCCGGGTACTGA
- a CDS encoding transposase family protein, producing the protein MLFYRSSLPLSRQTLQYVTGVVGRHRKQVGSKGRALPPGMQALMTLAYLKNGETFAQLGAGFGVGTTTAWRYINETVTLLSARSPKLSRALAKAKKDGLLYLVMDGTLIPIDRVKADRPFYSGKHKKHGMNLQVIASPDGTILWVSGPLPGSVHDLKAARIWGLVRALAASGILVLADKGYIGAGPHVKTPYKGKNKPEPLKEANRSHAKLRGPGERANAQLKHWKILTKLRCCPHRAGHLAKAIHVLQNRELNPR; encoded by the coding sequence ATGCTTTTCTATCGTTCTTCGCTGCCGTTGTCGCGTCAGACGCTGCAGTACGTGACCGGGGTCGTCGGCCGGCACCGCAAGCAGGTCGGAAGCAAGGGCCGGGCCCTGCCGCCGGGCATGCAGGCGCTGATGACCCTGGCCTACTTGAAGAACGGGGAGACGTTCGCGCAGCTCGGCGCCGGGTTCGGGGTCGGAACCACCACCGCCTGGCGGTACATCAACGAGACGGTGACGCTGCTGTCGGCCCGATCCCCCAAACTCAGCCGGGCACTGGCCAAAGCCAAGAAGGACGGCCTGCTCTACCTGGTCATGGACGGCACGCTCATCCCGATCGACCGCGTGAAGGCCGACCGGCCGTTCTACTCCGGCAAACACAAGAAGCACGGCATGAACCTGCAGGTCATCGCCTCACCGGACGGAACCATCCTGTGGGTGTCGGGGCCGCTGCCCGGCTCCGTCCACGACCTCAAGGCCGCCCGGATCTGGGGCCTGGTCCGCGCACTGGCCGCCTCCGGGATCCTGGTACTGGCCGACAAGGGCTACATCGGCGCCGGCCCGCACGTCAAGACGCCCTACAAGGGCAAGAACAAGCCCGAGCCCCTCAAGGAAGCCAACCGCTCCCACGCCAAGCTCCGCGGCCCCGGCGAACGAGCCAACGCCCAGCTCAAGCACTGGAAGATCCTGACCAAGCTACGTTGCTGCCCACACCGAGCCGGTCACCTGGCCAAGGCCATCCACGTCCTCCAGAACCGCGAGCTCAACCCACGTTGA
- a CDS encoding helix-turn-helix domain-containing protein, whose protein sequence is MPNERLRAALLERGMTIAMLAEAIDVDPKTVERWITKNRTPYRRHRYAVASHLGVDETYLWPDALSNEQVTAASTSELVTLYPHRTSVPRDAWGRLFASAEREIGVLVYSGLFLSEDGGIQRIFADKAKAGVRVRILLGDPDSPQVAERGSDEGVDEAMAAKIRNALVLYKNLRKQDGVEFRLHRTVLYNSIYRADDQLLVNTHVYGVTAAHAPVWHLRRIAGGDLVNTYLESFERVWEGATPIPGD, encoded by the coding sequence ATGCCGAACGAACGCCTACGTGCCGCTCTACTGGAGCGGGGCATGACTATCGCCATGCTCGCCGAAGCGATCGACGTGGACCCCAAGACGGTAGAGCGCTGGATCACCAAAAACCGGACGCCATACCGGCGGCACCGTTACGCAGTCGCTTCACACCTGGGTGTGGACGAGACATACCTTTGGCCGGACGCCCTTTCCAACGAGCAGGTCACGGCAGCGTCCACCAGCGAACTAGTGACCCTCTACCCGCACCGCACGTCCGTTCCAAGGGACGCATGGGGACGTCTCTTCGCGTCCGCCGAGCGAGAGATCGGCGTCCTGGTCTACTCCGGCCTCTTCCTCTCCGAGGACGGCGGAATCCAACGCATCTTCGCGGACAAGGCCAAGGCCGGCGTACGCGTCCGCATCCTCCTTGGCGACCCTGACAGTCCCCAGGTAGCCGAACGCGGGTCGGACGAGGGTGTAGACGAGGCCATGGCCGCGAAAATCCGCAACGCACTCGTCCTGTACAAGAACCTGCGCAAACAAGACGGCGTAGAGTTCCGCCTTCACCGCACGGTCCTCTACAACTCCATCTACCGCGCGGATGACCAGCTCCTAGTGAACACCCACGTCTACGGCGTCACCGCCGCGCACGCCCCCGTCTGGCACCTTCGCCGCATTGCCGGCGGCGACCTGGTCAACACCTACCTAGAGAGCTTCGAACGCGTCTGGGAAGGCGCAACACCGATACCGGGGGACTGA
- a CDS encoding HD domain-containing protein yields the protein MNKNTAAWARDLARKHLETALPRRWAHTQGVARQARTLAPILGDQADLLEAAAWLHDIGYAPNLVDTGFHPLDGARHLHNSHQADFLLCSLVAHHSCAVIEARQRGLGEDLLREFPQVDTGLSRALIYCDMTTTPDGEPVPVSERLTEIRERYGPSHLVTRFTHLAEEELVGAVQDVQEKVQLST from the coding sequence ATGAACAAGAACACCGCAGCATGGGCCCGCGACCTCGCACGCAAGCACCTGGAAACTGCACTCCCCCGCCGCTGGGCACACACCCAAGGCGTAGCCCGCCAAGCCCGCACACTCGCCCCCATCCTCGGCGACCAAGCCGACCTCCTAGAAGCCGCCGCCTGGCTCCACGACATCGGCTACGCCCCCAACCTCGTAGACACCGGCTTCCACCCCCTAGACGGCGCCCGCCACCTCCACAACAGCCACCAAGCCGATTTCCTTCTATGCAGCCTCGTCGCACACCACTCATGTGCCGTCATTGAAGCGCGGCAACGAGGACTGGGGGAGGACTTGCTCCGCGAGTTTCCACAGGTCGACACGGGTTTGAGCCGAGCCCTCATCTACTGCGACATGACTACCACGCCCGATGGGGAACCTGTACCTGTCTCCGAGCGACTCACTGAGATACGCGAACGCTATGGGCCCTCCCACTTGGTTACGCGCTTTACCCATCTTGCCGAGGAGGAACTCGTGGGCGCTGTACAGGATGTACAGGAGAAGGTCCAGCTGAGCACCTAA
- a CDS encoding NUDIX domain-containing protein, which yields MGRRIDYYDDPNAPKANSLVPSVNVVVENDKGEILMIRRTDNGNWALPGGAIDLGESVTQAAMRETKEETGIDVEITGLVGIYSDPKHVIHYTSNDEVRQEFSIVLTGNPLGGRLRQSSESCEVHWVVSGDIAYLQVDRSMRLRIDHYLDDRIGPVVM from the coding sequence ATGGGCCGCAGAATCGACTACTACGACGACCCGAACGCCCCCAAGGCCAACAGCCTCGTACCGTCCGTGAACGTCGTCGTAGAGAACGACAAGGGCGAGATCCTCATGATCCGCCGCACGGACAACGGCAACTGGGCCCTACCAGGCGGCGCCATCGACCTAGGCGAGTCCGTAACCCAGGCCGCCATGCGCGAAACCAAAGAAGAGACCGGCATAGACGTAGAGATCACCGGCCTAGTAGGCATCTACAGCGACCCAAAGCACGTAATCCACTACACCAGCAACGATGAAGTCCGCCAGGAGTTTTCAATCGTTCTGACCGGAAATCCGCTTGGCGGCCGCCTGAGACAAAGTAGTGAGTCGTGTGAGGTTCATTGGGTAGTGTCCGGTGATATTGCCTACCTACAGGTAGATCGCTCAATGCGCCTGCGTATCGATCACTACCTAGACGATCGAATAGGGCCGGTTGTGATGTAA
- a CDS encoding DUF2637 domain-containing protein, which translates to MTDRLIRITTALAVVAVAGVAAVISYRHAYELVHAHGETGPTARLVPFTVDGLIWAASMVILDASRRKQPAPPLAKWSLAVGIVATVGANVAHGASHGPIGAIVSAWPALALVGSFELLMTLTRNAARGDCTPDEQRTTPEQPRTKPEQTPEQALLDEYRASLNGPGRPLSQRYLAEKYGIDRRKVRRIITTGTSA; encoded by the coding sequence GTGACTGACCGCCTCATCCGGATCACAACCGCGCTCGCCGTGGTGGCCGTGGCCGGCGTGGCGGCAGTGATCTCGTACCGCCACGCCTACGAACTCGTCCACGCCCACGGCGAGACCGGCCCCACGGCGCGCCTCGTCCCGTTCACCGTGGACGGCCTCATCTGGGCCGCGTCCATGGTGATCCTGGACGCAAGCCGCCGGAAGCAACCCGCACCGCCCTTGGCCAAGTGGAGCCTGGCCGTAGGCATCGTGGCGACGGTAGGTGCCAACGTGGCGCACGGCGCGTCCCACGGCCCCATAGGCGCGATAGTCAGCGCATGGCCGGCACTAGCCCTCGTCGGGAGCTTCGAACTCCTGATGACTCTCACCCGCAACGCAGCACGCGGCGATTGCACCCCGGACGAGCAGCGCACCACGCCGGAACAGCCACGCACCAAACCGGAGCAAACACCAGAACAAGCGCTCCTGGACGAGTACAGAGCAAGCCTGAACGGCCCAGGCCGCCCCCTCTCCCAGCGCTACCTAGCCGAGAAGTACGGCATAGACCGCCGCAAGGTACGCCGCATCATCACCACCGGGACTTCCGCGTGA
- a CDS encoding helix-turn-helix domain-containing protein: protein MQAYTVEQVAEILNIGRDKVYFLIRTGQLRSIKIGKLRRITDRHLAEFVTSLEEPSLEEAR from the coding sequence GTGCAGGCGTACACCGTCGAGCAAGTGGCCGAGATCCTCAACATCGGACGCGACAAGGTCTACTTCCTGATCCGCACCGGCCAACTCCGCAGCATCAAGATCGGCAAGCTGCGCCGCATCACTGACCGGCACCTCGCCGAGTTCGTCACCTCCCTGGAAGAGCCCTCCCTCGAAGAGGCCCGCTGA
- a CDS encoding TetR/AcrR family transcriptional regulator: MNARDRILQAALRLIGEQGIGAVTNRAVARAAGVSLGSLTYHFPSQEDLLREALRTFVDREITRITAYVTALAEPGIEPVEAADEVEKAVVEFAYGPEQIANLELHLHAARDPALRETSIRSVEAYDRLATAVLTALGIPDAERHAPAIVAMLYGLAVRRLATGDTAATGTADAFRLLLLGALPRT, translated from the coding sequence ATGAACGCCCGCGACCGAATTCTCCAGGCCGCCCTCCGCCTCATCGGCGAGCAGGGCATCGGCGCCGTGACCAACCGGGCGGTCGCACGCGCCGCCGGCGTGTCCCTCGGCTCCCTGACCTACCATTTCCCCAGCCAGGAAGACCTTCTGCGGGAGGCCCTGCGCACTTTCGTGGACCGCGAGATCACCCGGATAACCGCCTACGTCACGGCGCTCGCCGAACCGGGGATCGAGCCCGTCGAAGCGGCCGACGAAGTCGAGAAGGCGGTCGTGGAATTCGCCTACGGCCCGGAGCAGATAGCCAATCTCGAACTGCACCTTCACGCCGCCCGCGACCCGGCCCTCCGCGAGACCTCGATCCGTTCCGTGGAGGCCTACGACCGCCTGGCGACCGCCGTCCTCACCGCCCTCGGCATCCCCGACGCCGAACGCCACGCCCCCGCGATCGTCGCCATGCTGTACGGCCTGGCCGTCCGCCGCCTCGCCACCGGCGACACCGCCGCGACCGGCACCGCCGACGCCTTCCGCCTGCTCCTGCTCGGCGCACTCCCCCGCACCTGA